The DNA window AGTCCTCGGTGATGTCGTACTCGGGTGAGGAAGAATCGTGGGAACAGGTGAAAGAGGGGTTGCTCGAGCAGGTTACGGAGTTGGCTGTGGAGGCGCTCGAGCAGAACGATCCTGTCGAAGAAATGTTTGCAGGAGAAGTCGAGAAATCTGTTCGACTCTTGGACGTCTTTCTCGAGGATTACGAAGTCGTCGTTTCGAACCCGCCGTATCTCGGAAGCGGGAAAATGGGCGAGACGCTCAAGCAGTACGTGAAAGACAACTATCAAGGAAGCAGAGACCTCTATACAGCGTTTATCGAACGGTGTACGGAGTTTTCGGCTGGCAATCAGTACATCACAATGGTTACGCCGGAGAGTTTCATGTTCCTCTATAGCTATCGTGGCCTTCGAAAAGAACTGGTTTCAAACGTTCAGATTATCGAGGGCGCACATCTGTCACGATACGGCTTCGATCAAGCCAAAGATTCGTACACTATTCCTTTCGTACTGCGAAATAGTGATCCCTCAGAATTTGATAGCTCGAGATTCTATCGAATGACTCACGAGCAAGAGGAATACGCTCATTATGAGGATAAGATCCGCGGGTTAAAAACGATCACCGAGACGCATCGGAGTGGTCAGGAGCATGACGATATCTATGTGTTAAACCAGAACTCCTTTGATGAAATACCTCAGACAATCCTTGCCTATTGGTTTGGAAAAAATATACTATTATTATTTGAGAAGCATGAGTTCTTGAATCATTATTCAGATGTTTATAGCGGCCTTTCGACCGGAGATAATAAGGTTCACTTGAGGAAGATGTGGGAAGTTCCAACTGATGAAATTGGAGATAAATATCAATGGTATGTAAGTAATGGAAGAGATGTAGACTATTATGATTACTTAGATACTGTTGTAAGATGGATAGATGAGGGCCGAAACATAAAAGAGCATGCTGACAAGCATGGCAAACACTATCAGGGACTCTCAAAAATAGGACACTATTTTGACGTTGGCGTAGTGTTCAGAGACTTCAGTAGCGAATTCACAGCAAAGTATCTGCCGAAAAATTGTATCCACAGCAAGAAAGCTTACTATATTGATTCTGTTGAGGTGTCTGATCACTACCTTTTGGCATATCTAAATTCAAGCTTAGCTAGATATATTATAAAGGGATTAAATCCGAGTATGAATTTTAATCCAAGTGATGCTGAGAATGTCCCTATGAAAAGTAGGATCGCTAATCAGGAAAGAGTGGAGGAATTAGCAAAGAAGTGCGTTGAAAGACGGAAAAAACAGTTTAGACTTAATGAGGCCTCTTCAGAATTCTCCCCGAATGAATTAGTCAACCATGTATTTAACCTACGATATTACGAAGAGAAGAGTAGTGATGTGCAGATCATCAGTGGAATAATTGACAAGATGATTTTCGATGGATACGAAATTGTACCATCGTACAGAGATGAGATACACAAGAGTGTTCATCAAAACCTTGCCTCCTACCCCCACATAGTCAACGTAGGCCGTCTCGAAATCAACGAACACGAGTTCCGCGACGAAGTCCCGACGAAGAAACTTCCCGACGACGAGTATGAGGATCTAATCGTCGAGATAGCCGATCTAAAGGACAACGACGTCCGCGAAATCTCCGAAGAGCTCGAAGTCTCCCCCTACACCGTCACCATGGTGCGGCACGAACACGACCTATACACCCGAGACGAAAAACGCGAAGCAGCTGGCCGTCTCCTCTCCTACTACTTCGGCGTCCTTTTCGGCCGTTGGGACAATCTCGAGAACCAAATCCAACCCTCTAAAGATGGCATCCTCGTCTTCGACGATCAGTTCGACGAAAACGTCACCGATCGTATCCGCGAATGCATCGAGGCCACCTTCGACGACGTCTACGAAAAGGAAGCCGAGATCGAGGAGTTGCTCAACAAGGATATGACCGACTGGCTCCGCGAGAATTTCTTCCGCTATTACCACACGAAGGAGTACCGCCGTCGTGGTCAGCGCATCCCCATCTACTGGCACCTCGAGAGCGACGACGGGGCGTTCAGCTGCTTCCTCTACTACCACGAGATGGATGCCGACACCCTTCCCAAGCTACGAGGGCAGTACGTCGACGCGAAGATTGAAACGCTCGAGAACCGCCTCGAGAGTATCGAGAGCCGGCTCGACGGCGCCGACGACGATGGACAGCGGGAACTCAATGCCGAACTCGAAGAGGTACAGGAGCAACTCGACGATATACGGGACTTTGGGGAACGACTTGACGAACTAATCGACGATGGGTTCGAGCCGGACTTCGAAGCTGGGATCTGGGAGAATATTCAGAAGGTGGATGAGTACGATCTACTGCAGACCGAACTGGACAAGCTTTGAGCGAATAACCGCTCCAATTAGAAATTGGGTGGTGCTTTTGTTAGGCAACCATGAGAAGATGGGCACCGATTATGAAGGCAGATAATACTGTAACCATCAGCGGATACGGATTCCATCTCCGTTTTTGATCGACTGTCTCACCCGGCTCATTATTTTCGCCAGTATCGACTTGTTTTTCCCATGGGAGGGCGACTCGATGATAGCTGTAGGTGTCCGGATCGTAGTACGTTCGCCAACTGAGGTAGACGGTCGTCAGCACAAAGAGTCCGGAGAACCCTACTTGAACCGAGACGAATTCGTACTCTAGATTCGCAAAGCCCACGAAGAAGAGCCCTGCGAACAGCAATAGCGTATGAAAGAGTCTAATCATACGCCGAGACCAGCCAAGGCGTTCGTTCGCATAGCTCAGATACTCATCCGTCCGCCCCTCTAAGTCCTCGAAATCGAAGGCTTGGCCAGAAAAATCCGACATCAACTCTTTGTACGTCTCGTAGTCCTTCTTTCCCTTCGACTTCATCTCATCCAGCTCGTCGATTCGCTGATCGACTAAGGGGAAGTAAAAGAGGAGAATAGCACTGATGACGAACAGCGAAAACGGGATTACGGTGTCAAAGTTACTCCACCGGAGTATGAGAAACAGGTTAGCAACAATTGCACCAAAGAGTGCGAATACTAATCGCTGGATTTCGTCCGACAGAGCCGTCGTGGTGTCTGATACTCGTGAGTTTATTTCCGTCATGAACACGTTAGTGTCACGAACGGCATCACTCAGCTCGGCGAAATTTTTCTCGATTACCTCATTCTCGATAAACTGGTAGCTCTGTTTCACGTCGTCAATATGGTAGGGGAGTTCCGTTATGGTATCACAGTTTTGAACCATGCTTTGACGCCAAAACTCGACGAACTTGGTTCGATTTTCCCGTCTACTGAATTCCTGATAGAGTTCAGCTAGTTGTGACCCCGCCGTTTCTGCTATATCATCAGCCAAACAATCGATATCGACTGGATCATCGTCGAGGGCGTTCGGGCCGTATTCTGCATAGAATCGAAACTCCGACGAGGCTGTTACCACCTTGTCCGAAAAAACTGCAAACATTGAGTAGAGGAAGGCATCGTTGAATAAGATTCGTAGCGACTCTGACGAGGCGAAGAGCGATGGGGTGATAATTGGGGCATTGTGAAAATACGATGTGTTGTCCTTAGTAACGGACATCTTGCTTCGGTACGAGTCGAACTGGCTCGAGAGAAGATCCGGTGTCGCTGAAAGTTGAAACACAGGGAAATGTATGGTTCCATGGATTTTCCGATCGGACCTGTTCTCGTAGTAGACCAGAACAGGCATCTTTTCTGGATCAAACAATCCAGCTGGCCCCTCGGTGAAGGAATGCTCTGCTAACCACTCGCTGAGATTGGAAATGTCGTACCAGAACAGCTGGTTTAGTCGATCTGGAACAACTGTCCAGTTCTCCTTGTTTGAAACCCAAACGTCCAATATTTCGTTCTTATTGATTAAGACCGAGAAATCTATTTCGTACTCTCTTGAGTCATGAACTTTCCAGAGTAAACTGACCAGATTGAAGACTAGTTCACCGACTCGATTATTGCGATCGTGAGCCGCTATTTCTGTCTTGTAGGATGAAGCTTGAATACTGGAATGCTTTGCTAACTCTTCGAAGCCGTCATCACTGAGATCGATACCACGGCGCCCAGTATGAAACAATGGCTTGCTGTACCCGTCAGCGTTAACGTCAATGCTACAGTCCGTCACTAGATCTGGATAGGCGAGTATATTTGAGAGGAGACTTCCGACCTGTCCACGCCGCAACAAGCCAATCTTTACCGTCGCGGTAATGTCACCTGGTTCTTCCTCGATAGCGCCGTTCCGATGAAGGGGGTCAAACGAGTCGAGAAACTCCTCAACGTCCTCTATATTCATAGATACTCAGATAACGCATTTTCGAGGTCCTCGTACTCGTCGAGTTCCGGGAGTTCTTGGTTGCGGTTTCCATCACTTGCTTCCACATCGATTCGTCCACCGACGAAGATTACGAAATAGGTGCCGTCCTTTTTCGCTAACCGAACGTTCCTTTCGACGAGATCCTCGACGTCTACGGAGAGTGAATCTCCACCAATTTCGATACTAATCCGTCCGTCCATTGCGATATCGCCTTCGACTCTGCTCGTCAAATCCGAAAATTCGGATGTGGATTGCACGCTAGCTATTGGACTCCTTCCCTCTGATATATCCTGGACCAACTCCTCGTCCTCCGTCTTGCTATCGGCTAATCGAACGAAATTGGTCCAATACGACGCTGGATCGGATCCAGCAGCTCTCTGGTAGACTTTTGCTTCGTCAAGATGTAACTGTTCGACAGAAAGGTCGTATCTAGGATGAATTATCCCCTTGTGAGTGTTTTCTTGGATAACACTTCGCGCTTCCCTGAGAATTTCAGAAGGGTCCGTCTGATAAGCGTCATCGAGATAGGGTGTTTTGATAATCCCAGCGAAGTTCTCTCCATCGTAAGTATAGGAAATGATGAGGAGCAAGTCTGACCGAGATTGGGACTCTTCCAGGTACCATTCCGCCAGTGCTTCCGAATTTGCATCAAAATTCGCACTGTGGCGAAGTTCCTCGAGAACTGTTCTCGTTACAAAGCCATTGCTCCGTTCTACATCCACCTCCTCGGTGTATTCGTGAATCCTTGCAGATTTACTATTACCATATTCAGGTGTTTTTGATCTTTCTCCTATGGTCGGGTCTTCGATTAAATTCTCTATGAGGTTCTGAGTCACCTCTCGGACTGTCTCATTATCTTCGGTTCGAATATCCTCCGAGTCAAGTATCGCCAATTGGTCTAGTAAGTCATCTTGCTTGACACACCGATATATTGCAACCCCGTTGATATCCACCATGCCAATCAACTCGTAGAATGTTGTTAAATATCCTACGGATACGATCTAATTGATTGTATATGAGAACCCCTTTTACCAAACACGCGCTCTATCCCTCGCTAGCTGGACGGGGTGGTCAGTGAACAACTACAGGAACGTATTTGAAACTACTTCTAACTTGATCGAGCTGAACCTCAAGGTCGTCAATGGTTGACGGAACATCTATATACTCTGAGAGCGGTCGAGATTTTCGGTGCCCACTGTATGTCGCCGGCGTCATGTCCTCACCTACGACACAGAGGAAAGTTCGCTCTCGAGTTCTCCTGAGTCCTGTCCTTCGTAAACCCGCGAAGGACTGCAGATGAGGACTACCTCGTGCTATCTGTACTCGTCGGTACTGCGGCATCTTTACTGGTGGCAAAATACGCAGAATTGAGACGTTTGATTCAATAGTCGGACCAATAGACCCATCAAAACCCTATTCTCAAAACGCCGCATGCGTCCTCGACCGAACTACCCGACTATTATAGTAGCAGTCACTCAATGACGGGTAAGTGAGAGTCATGGGAAGACGACAACCGGTACGTGTCCGGGTGATCTTGTAATGGCCGATACGGTCACGCAGATCATCACCGAACTCGAGGAGAAGTTCGAGCGCCATCCCGTCTGGGTCTGGTACGACTCGAGCGAAAAGTACGGGAACGTCATCGACGAGATCGAAGCCGCGATGGAAGATCGTGGCGTCAACGTCGCCCGATACGATGGGAGCTTCCTCGATCTTAAACGCCGGCTCTGGGAGGAAGACAACGACATCGACGAGCAGTGGCTGTTCTACGTTCCGAAGTGGCGTGACGACGCCGACTGGTTCATGGACGTTCACCGGCTTGGCCGTCAATACCGACCTGGTGCGACCGTTGGCGACCGACCCGCCTCAAAATACCTCGTTGGCAAAGAGGCTCGAATCCCGGAGGAGTACGCCAACTGGGGGCAAAATGAAACCCAACTGAGCCGGGCGTTCTTCTGCGTCCTGTTCGACACACCCAATCATTCCCCGCGAGACTACCTCGTCGAGTATCTTGCCGATCCGGACGCATACCGTGACACGATCGAAGAACACGGCCAGGCACACGAGTGGACGCACCTCCTCGAGGAAACCTACGGGATTGCAGCCGGTCTGGACGCCGAGGAAATCGCAACCGAATTGCTCTTCGGCGAACTCGAACACACCTCCCCCACCGACCGCTACTCGCGGCTTGCAGCCGACGAGACGAGAGAAGCAGCTCGTTTCTGTGAGTACTGGCAGAAGATCGATACCGCGACCTACCTCGAGTACGCGGCCGTGGTGAGCGACGATCGAAACCTCACCGAGGAAGTCATCGCTTCGGATGCACTCGAGTGGGAATCCAACGCATTTCGGCAGATCGACGATGGACTCGTCCGGCTCTGTCTGAATCGCCTCCTAGACGCCGACTACGACGAACTTCCAGCGCTCGCAACTGACCTCGAACCCGTCGTCGAACGCCGACAGAACGGCTTCTGGTACGATGAGGGCCACGCAGGCTACTGGGATATTCTCGAGCACGGTCTCGAAGTACTCCATGAGGCTGGTTCGGCGATCGAAGAAATCGAAGCCGAAGGTTACGATCCACAGGCCCTTGCTGACCGGTACACCGAGGAGTGGTGGACGATCGACGCTGCCTATCGTCGATACGTTCGGAGCGTTCAGAATAGCCGCCGTGCGGTCGACGAACTCCACGGCGTCCGTGACCGAATTACGGCGTCGTACGTCTCCTTCCTTCGAACGCTCAACCGGCCGGTCGCCGAAGGGTTGGCCACCGACCCCGTGCTCGGCACACCACAGACCGACTTCTTTGACGCGCACGTCGAACGAGAGGAGGGAACCGCCGTTCTCATTTGTGACGGGCTTCGCTACGAATTAGCTCGAGAACTCGAGCAGCGGTTCGAAGCCGACGAGGAGACTGACCAACAGACGACGTTCACCTCGGCAGCCCTCCCCTCGATCACGGAAGTCGGAATGGCGACACACCTCCCTGGAGAGCTGTCGCTTGAACTCGATTCGGATGACGACCTGGTCGTCTCGGTCGATGACACTGAAATGTCGGATAAAGGCGATCGAAAAGCGCGCTTCGCCGATGCTGGTTTTACCGTCGCCGATATCGATGATATCCTCGACGACCCCCAGTCGGCTCTGAAAGATGCGGGAACGCCACCGAGAATCGTCTACTCCGGAACAATCGACAAGCTCGGGGAAAGTTTCGACGACGACAAAGCATTTGGGCAGGTCGCCGATCACGTTCGCGACGTCGAAGACGTTATTCAGCGCCTCCGTGCGGTCGGGTATACCCGATTCGTCGTTACTGCAGACCACGGCTTCCTCTACACCGAAGAACTCCCGGATAGGGACAAAGTCGACTCACTCAACGGTGTTGCGTTCACGAAGCGACGGTTTGCTGTCGCTGACGCAGATGCGCCGGTTATTCCCGGTGACGAAATCATCGAGTTCGATGACGAACAGCTACAACAGCTCGGCATCGATGCGGCCGATCTTCGGCTGTTTTTCCCCCGAAGCGTGGCCTGTTTCTATGCTGCCGGTGGAAACATGCGCTACTTCCATGGTGGGATCTCGATGCAAGAGCTTGTCGTCCCCTGTCTGACGGTGACAACCGTTGAACGCGAGGATGAAGACGCGCCGATCGAATACGAGGTCACGTTCCCAGAGAGCGTCTCGAATACGATTGTCGACGTGACGATTACGGCCCGCAGCGGCCAACTGTCGTTCAGCCGAACGCCCACCCTCCGGCTCACTGCGACGGTTGATGGCCGAGAAGTGGCTGAGCCAAAACGCGTTGAGATAAATCAAGGCGAAAACGAGACCACCATCCGTCTGAAGAGCGGTGAACTTGATGAGGACGCAACCATTTTGTTCGAAGCAATCGATGAGGAAACCCGAGAGACGGTGGCCACAGGTGAAGCAACGAATAACATCATTATGCGGGAAGACTTCGACTTCGATATTGAATGACTCGTCGTGAACTCGATCAAAAGGCGCTCGAGCACTTTTCTGGGCGTGTCGTCCGGAAAGACCTCGTCCAGGACATCAAATCCGGGGCGAACGTTCCGACGTACGTTCTCGAATACCTCGTTGGACAGTACTGTGCGACGGACAGCGAAGCCGCGATCGAAGAGGGGGTCGAAACAGTCAAACAGATCCTGAAAAAGCACTACGTCAGACCTGATGAGGCGGAGTTCATCAAGTCAGAAGTCCGCGAACGGGGTCGGTACCGTGTCATCGACAAAGTAACCGTCCACCTGGACGAGCGCCAGGATGCATACGTCGGCTCATTCGTCAATCTGAATCTCACGGACGTGGAGATTAACGAGCACCTCGTCAGCAAACACCCGAAGCTGCTTGGTGGGGGTGTCTGGGCGATAATCGATCTGGAATACATTCCAGACAACGTCGGCTCCGAACACAGCCTCTTCGGGATCGACTCGTTCAAACCAATCCAGGTATCGAGCCTCGATCTCGACGAAATCAAAGAGCAACGCAAGAGATTCACGCGCGATGAGTGGCGAGATCTGTTGCTTCACAGCATGGGGTATGACCCATCGAGTTTCACCGATCGCGAGAAGATGCTGTTTCTCACCCGTTGTCTCCCCCTCTGTGAGAACAATTACAATTATGTCGAACTCGGGCCGCGTGGAACTGGGAAGAGCTTCCTGTATCGCGAGATCAGCCCACACTCGATTCTCATCTCTGGTGGAAAAACGACGGTTGCGAAGTTGTTCTTGAACCTCAATACAGGCCAGATTGGGCTTGTCGGACGGTGGGATGTTGTCGCCTTCGACGAAGTAGGCGGATTGCGATTCTCCGATGCAGAAGCCGTCCAGATGCTCAAAGATTACATGGAGTCAGGAAGTTTCTCTCGCGGAACAGAGGAACTCACAGCACGTGCGTCGATGGTCTATGTTGGGAATATCGACCTCGATGTAGAGGGGGTATTGAAAAGTTCACACCTCTTCAAACCCTTCCCGGACGAGATGCAGGATCTCGCACTGATCGATCGCTTCCACTACTACCTTCCCGGCTGGGAAATCCCGAAAATGCGATCGGAATTCTTCGATGACCAATTTGGCTTCATCGTTGATTACTACTCCGAGTTTATGCGCGAGCTCCGGAAAGAATCGCAAGGGGACGCGATCAACGAATACTTCGCATTCGAAGACCACCTGAATCAGCGTGACGAGAAAGCCGTCCGAAAGACTGTATCAGGTTTTCTCAAGATGCTTCATC is part of the Natronosalvus caseinilyticus genome and encodes:
- the pglX gene encoding BREX-1 system adenine-specific DNA-methyltransferase PglX; protein product: MTIQRGDGFAVPDLTYNQSIMAATTHQNGLSADDRSDIRSTILSARSTLEEEFERQLERYGIYDDDRVPVSSLSHLSVEDIATRKEIDAALERELEATDGLYGRAYQNYIREATKEYLNRFVGMKTIEARELVTETLRTRPEYGGRSYMHYTVDEIAGELTDTPDDGLGVALDLAYQEIGSEIRVLFDGSDYTALEPDFAIRREVLEELDELGDDVWQSDEAMGWVYQYFGENERKEIDERIDSENYKVQDTDVATKTQLFTPRYIVEWMVDNSLGRLWLEMHGNETNIDDEDKCFYLAPLEESLIDREPKDVREIKVLDPACGSGHMLFYAFDVLYEMYLEQGDVPEKHIPREILKNNLYGIDIDEGAAQIAALALYVKAKSHAPEVAIEGMNIVSANAVLVNGEKKQEVLERADTELERRVLEQVWTSFEHIREWGSLVRIEEQIEEIIEEELEEIGSTGQAQFTSDGKLATQSSVMSYSGEEESWEQVKEGLLEQVTELAVEALEQNDPVEEMFAGEVEKSVRLLDVFLEDYEVVVSNPPYLGSGKMGETLKQYVKDNYQGSRDLYTAFIERCTEFSAGNQYITMVTPESFMFLYSYRGLRKELVSNVQIIEGAHLSRYGFDQAKDSYTIPFVLRNSDPSEFDSSRFYRMTHEQEEYAHYEDKIRGLKTITETHRSGQEHDDIYVLNQNSFDEIPQTILAYWFGKNILLLFEKHEFLNHYSDVYSGLSTGDNKVHLRKMWEVPTDEIGDKYQWYVSNGRDVDYYDYLDTVVRWIDEGRNIKEHADKHGKHYQGLSKIGHYFDVGVVFRDFSSEFTAKYLPKNCIHSKKAYYIDSVEVSDHYLLAYLNSSLARYIIKGLNPSMNFNPSDAENVPMKSRIANQERVEELAKKCVERRKKQFRLNEASSEFSPNELVNHVFNLRYYEEKSSDVQIISGIIDKMIFDGYEIVPSYRDEIHKSVHQNLASYPHIVNVGRLEINEHEFRDEVPTKKLPDDEYEDLIVEIADLKDNDVREISEELEVSPYTVTMVRHEHDLYTRDEKREAAGRLLSYYFGVLFGRWDNLENQIQPSKDGILVFDDQFDENVTDRIRECIEATFDDVYEKEAEIEELLNKDMTDWLRENFFRYYHTKEYRRRGQRIPIYWHLESDDGAFSCFLYYHEMDADTLPKLRGQYVDAKIETLENRLESIESRLDGADDDGQRELNAELEEVQEQLDDIRDFGERLDELIDDGFEPDFEAGIWENIQKVDEYDLLQTELDKL
- a CDS encoding PglZ domain-containing protein — protein: MADTVTQIITELEEKFERHPVWVWYDSSEKYGNVIDEIEAAMEDRGVNVARYDGSFLDLKRRLWEEDNDIDEQWLFYVPKWRDDADWFMDVHRLGRQYRPGATVGDRPASKYLVGKEARIPEEYANWGQNETQLSRAFFCVLFDTPNHSPRDYLVEYLADPDAYRDTIEEHGQAHEWTHLLEETYGIAAGLDAEEIATELLFGELEHTSPTDRYSRLAADETREAARFCEYWQKIDTATYLEYAAVVSDDRNLTEEVIASDALEWESNAFRQIDDGLVRLCLNRLLDADYDELPALATDLEPVVERRQNGFWYDEGHAGYWDILEHGLEVLHEAGSAIEEIEAEGYDPQALADRYTEEWWTIDAAYRRYVRSVQNSRRAVDELHGVRDRITASYVSFLRTLNRPVAEGLATDPVLGTPQTDFFDAHVEREEGTAVLICDGLRYELARELEQRFEADEETDQQTTFTSAALPSITEVGMATHLPGELSLELDSDDDLVVSVDDTEMSDKGDRKARFADAGFTVADIDDILDDPQSALKDAGTPPRIVYSGTIDKLGESFDDDKAFGQVADHVRDVEDVIQRLRAVGYTRFVVTADHGFLYTEELPDRDKVDSLNGVAFTKRRFAVADADAPVIPGDEIIEFDDEQLQQLGIDAADLRLFFPRSVACFYAAGGNMRYFHGGISMQELVVPCLTVTTVEREDEDAPIEYEVTFPESVSNTIVDVTITARSGQLSFSRTPTLRLTATVDGREVAEPKRVEINQGENETTIRLKSGELDEDATILFEAIDEETRETVATGEATNNIIMREDFDFDIE
- the brxL gene encoding protease Lon-related BREX system protein BrxL, coding for MTRRELDQKALEHFSGRVVRKDLVQDIKSGANVPTYVLEYLVGQYCATDSEAAIEEGVETVKQILKKHYVRPDEAEFIKSEVRERGRYRVIDKVTVHLDERQDAYVGSFVNLNLTDVEINEHLVSKHPKLLGGGVWAIIDLEYIPDNVGSEHSLFGIDSFKPIQVSSLDLDEIKEQRKRFTRDEWRDLLLHSMGYDPSSFTDREKMLFLTRCLPLCENNYNYVELGPRGTGKSFLYREISPHSILISGGKTTVAKLFLNLNTGQIGLVGRWDVVAFDEVGGLRFSDAEAVQMLKDYMESGSFSRGTEELTARASMVYVGNIDLDVEGVLKSSHLFKPFPDEMQDLALIDRFHYYLPGWEIPKMRSEFFDDQFGFIVDYYSEFMRELRKESQGDAINEYFAFEDHLNQRDEKAVRKTVSGFLKMLHPDGGYTKEELQEYLEFAMEGRRRVKEQLKRMGGMEYRAVNFSYTDLDTREEIFVTVPEEAEETLIPQGSQQPGSIYTIGNSESSNAVFRIETQALPGKGKKSISGTPGSAMKEEFQTAYDYLKANMRELSRDETLDDHDIKIQVLNPSEASEGTATSVGFLVGIISSILDRPVRPRLVVLGSMSLMGELVEASSLVDKLQLAVDSGAGTVLLPAKNKDSFSKIPDEILDELELVFYTDPIEAASKALQLE